In Vibrio tritonius, the following are encoded in one genomic region:
- a CDS encoding oxidoreductase, which translates to MVHSQCSRWLLVGAATLFSTVSFAQEDTVLTVTGIPNTQQFSLEQLIQNADEEIVTATPWTDGQTKFKGISAQKLLELTGSMKSNLKVTALNNYWAVIPYSDIEKYNPVFAVERNGQEMSVRDKGPIWVIYPLSKYNQVNNELLHSRMVWQVNRVELTQQTK; encoded by the coding sequence ATGGTTCACTCTCAATGTAGTCGCTGGTTATTGGTCGGTGCAGCAACCCTATTTTCAACGGTCTCATTTGCTCAAGAAGATACCGTACTCACAGTAACGGGCATTCCAAACACACAACAATTTAGTCTTGAGCAGTTAATTCAAAATGCAGATGAAGAGATTGTCACGGCGACACCTTGGACTGATGGACAAACCAAATTTAAAGGCATCTCAGCCCAGAAGTTGCTGGAATTGACCGGCAGCATGAAAAGCAACCTAAAAGTGACGGCTCTTAACAACTATTGGGCCGTTATCCCATATTCGGATATCGAAAAGTACAACCCTGTATTTGCCGTAGAACGTAACGGACAAGAGATGAGCGTTCGTGACAAAGGGCCTATTTGGGTTATCTATCCATTGTCTAAATATAATCAAGTAAACAATGAATTACTGCATAGCCGTATGGTATGGCAAGTTAATCGAGTTGAATTGACCCAACAAACCAAATAG
- a CDS encoding putative bifunctional diguanylate cyclase/phosphodiesterase, protein MNKSFFGFIMMVFALFIFTIMTLFKFNNVYDMLTKNTQLSAWSLAQMEVETLELMNQVDRYLLDKTVSKRRLNLKFDILWNRYETFLTSDEMKQVRNSYDSKSTVERAFTLLKVHEQDVITGNREKLAILQQQLHAILPEVRNLMIVNFTGSQSIEHRRIIEETKTQIYISMIFILFILAYLSRRYYNHNKLQQEMAWQDPLTKLKNRNFLFFAIEKQKRAAKPTSLALFDINGFKDLNDTFSYDYGDRVLVSLSAYLRQQCALYEGVDCARVGADEFAILSTNPQLDMESCISKLATELSLLLKEMDPSHRASLSFGIATSHELSETNRQYVKRTANLFNNADFALNIAKRKTENSIIHYSQEIENEHRKKQQLATELEALLTSPDQTQLYMCFQPIISVVSSNKLGCEALIRWNNPNYGFINPEYLIRIAEEAGLAKRLGYWIMLQVKHALMHDWAPFSHRVEVAINLSDSLFDEELPEMMAAIFSGEAETNFLNSIVLEITETMTLDEVERSSNIIKRLEEINIRMALDDFGTGWSSLYNLNHMKFNKLKIDKSFVENISQHDNQHFFISAIVTLSHQLGIKVVAEGVEQKNQLERLTELGVDEFQGYYFSKPVRKEEFAEFGLRFFAEQDEKRNKSLH, encoded by the coding sequence ATGAATAAGAGTTTTTTTGGTTTCATAATGATGGTTTTTGCTCTTTTCATCTTCACCATTATGACACTGTTTAAATTCAACAACGTCTACGACATGCTGACAAAAAACACTCAACTGTCGGCATGGTCGCTTGCGCAAATGGAAGTGGAAACACTGGAGCTAATGAACCAGGTAGATCGCTATTTACTCGATAAAACCGTCTCTAAACGGCGGTTAAATCTCAAATTCGATATACTTTGGAATCGCTATGAAACATTTTTAACCAGTGACGAAATGAAGCAAGTGCGTAATAGCTATGACTCAAAATCCACCGTTGAAAGAGCATTTACCCTTTTAAAGGTTCATGAGCAAGATGTGATAACAGGTAATCGCGAAAAACTCGCCATCCTACAACAACAACTGCACGCTATTCTACCGGAAGTGCGTAATCTCATGATCGTTAATTTTACTGGAAGTCAGTCGATTGAACACCGGCGCATTATTGAAGAAACCAAGACGCAAATCTATATCTCGATGATCTTTATTTTGTTCATCTTGGCATACCTCTCTCGTCGTTATTACAATCACAACAAATTGCAGCAGGAAATGGCTTGGCAAGACCCATTAACCAAGCTCAAAAACCGTAACTTCCTATTCTTTGCCATTGAAAAACAAAAACGAGCGGCCAAGCCAACTTCATTGGCACTATTTGATATCAATGGTTTCAAAGACCTTAATGACACCTTTAGCTATGACTATGGCGATAGAGTTCTGGTCTCTTTAAGCGCCTATTTACGCCAACAGTGTGCGCTATATGAAGGCGTTGATTGCGCCCGTGTTGGTGCCGACGAGTTTGCCATTCTCTCCACTAACCCACAACTCGATATGGAGAGTTGCATTAGTAAGCTTGCAACAGAACTTTCTCTGCTACTCAAAGAGATGGATCCGTCCCATCGAGCAAGTTTATCGTTTGGTATAGCAACTTCACATGAACTATCAGAAACCAACCGACAATACGTCAAGCGCACAGCCAATCTATTCAATAATGCCGATTTTGCACTCAATATTGCCAAGCGAAAGACAGAAAACTCGATCATTCATTACAGCCAAGAAATCGAAAATGAACATCGTAAAAAACAACAATTAGCGACCGAACTGGAAGCACTGCTAACAAGCCCTGATCAAACCCAACTGTACATGTGCTTTCAGCCTATTATCTCCGTTGTGAGTTCCAATAAATTGGGCTGTGAGGCTCTTATTCGTTGGAATAATCCCAACTATGGTTTTATCAATCCTGAGTATCTAATTCGTATTGCGGAAGAGGCAGGGCTTGCCAAACGTTTGGGTTACTGGATCATGCTACAAGTAAAGCATGCACTAATGCACGACTGGGCACCATTTAGCCATCGGGTTGAGGTGGCGATTAACTTGTCAGATTCCCTTTTCGATGAGGAGTTACCAGAGATGATGGCAGCCATTTTCTCTGGAGAGGCTGAAACCAATTTCCTTAACTCTATTGTATTGGAAATTACCGAAACCATGACGCTAGATGAGGTTGAACGCAGCAGTAATATCATCAAACGTTTAGAAGAAATTAACATACGCATGGCGCTAGATGACTTTGGTACAGGTTGGTCATCACTTTATAATTTAAACCACATGAAATTCAACAAGTTGAAGATTGATAAATCCTTCGTTGAAAATATTAGCCAGCATGATAACCAACATTTCTTTATTTCAGCGATCGTAACACTCTCCCATCAACTTGGGATCAAGGTGGTTGCTGAAGGCGTCGAGCAGAAAAATCAATTGGAGCGGTTAACGGAATTAGGGGTAGATGAATTTCAGGGCTACTATTTTTCAAAACCGGTTCGCAAAGAAGAATTTGCCGAATTTGGCCTGCGCTTTTTCGCTGAACAAGATGAAAAACGCAACAAATCACTTCACTAG
- the grxB gene encoding glutaredoxin 2, which produces MLTLYIYEHCPFCARVRYVAGLLHIPVEEKVLAYDDVATPTELIGKKAVPILVKDDGSAMGESLDIIHYLLELKIQQVASQTVSDDVANWQSQAFPLLQKVGYPRWHQLGLGEFLTLNSRQQWQQNKETEELNFERLIADKDAIAAQVSEHIAAVEAFLFPAQGVTSLLEEAVIYSLLRGWICLPEIEWPERVMTWLRRRSVATGVSVMMAD; this is translated from the coding sequence ATGCTAACTCTTTATATTTACGAGCATTGCCCTTTTTGTGCGCGTGTTCGTTATGTTGCTGGCCTTTTGCATATTCCTGTTGAAGAAAAGGTATTGGCTTATGATGATGTGGCAACGCCAACGGAACTGATTGGTAAAAAAGCTGTGCCGATTTTGGTTAAAGATGATGGTTCTGCTATGGGTGAAAGCCTAGATATTATCCATTATCTTCTGGAGCTAAAGATTCAACAAGTCGCCTCTCAAACGGTTAGTGATGATGTGGCAAACTGGCAATCTCAAGCATTTCCTCTGCTGCAAAAAGTGGGTTACCCACGTTGGCATCAGTTGGGCTTAGGGGAATTTTTAACTCTTAACAGTCGTCAACAGTGGCAACAAAACAAAGAGACTGAAGAGCTTAATTTTGAGCGTTTAATTGCTGATAAAGACGCAATAGCAGCGCAAGTTTCAGAACATATTGCCGCAGTTGAGGCGTTCTTGTTCCCAGCTCAAGGTGTGACAAGTTTGCTCGAAGAAGCCGTCATCTACTCGCTGTTACGAGGTTGGATTTGCTTACCTGAAATTGAATGGCCTGAGCGGGTGATGACGTGGCTACGTCGTCGTTCTGTTGCGACGGGTGTCAGTGTGATGATGGCCGATTAA
- a CDS encoding LysE family translocator, which yields MNTAILGMFIPTFFFVSITPGMCMTLALTLGMSIGYRRTLWMMAGEVIGVAVVAISAVVGIAAVMLHYPWLFTVFKWIGASYLAYLGVQMWLSKGKLAVSFDEQQRFEGNDRDLIAQGFITAIANPKGWAFMISLLPPFIDNSISLTPQLAFLVSIIMLSEFLCMSLYATGGKGLRKALGQAKNVRLLNRIAGSLMIGVGIWLFCS from the coding sequence ATGAACACGGCAATATTGGGTATGTTTATCCCTACTTTCTTTTTTGTATCGATCACTCCTGGGATGTGCATGACCTTGGCTTTAACGTTAGGCATGAGTATTGGCTATCGTCGCACATTGTGGATGATGGCGGGAGAAGTCATTGGTGTCGCTGTAGTTGCCATATCGGCGGTGGTTGGCATTGCGGCAGTCATGTTGCACTATCCTTGGCTATTTACCGTCTTTAAATGGATAGGGGCAAGCTATCTTGCTTACCTTGGTGTTCAAATGTGGTTATCGAAAGGCAAACTGGCCGTCAGTTTTGATGAGCAACAGCGTTTTGAAGGTAACGATCGTGATTTGATCGCGCAAGGTTTTATCACTGCGATCGCCAACCCAAAAGGCTGGGCATTTATGATTTCTCTACTGCCCCCTTTCATTGATAACTCAATCAGCTTGACTCCTCAGTTAGCGTTTTTGGTGAGTATTATTATGCTGTCTGAGTTTCTTTGCATGTCTCTTTATGCCACCGGTGGTAAAGGACTACGCAAAGCATTAGGCCAAGCAAAAAATGTACGTTTACTCAATCGTATAGCAGGTTCATTGATGATAGGGGTCGGTATTTGGCTTTTCTGCAGTTAA